In Thalassotalea fonticola, a single genomic region encodes these proteins:
- the rpoD gene encoding RNA polymerase sigma factor RpoD: MVQAPQSRLKELITKGKEQGYLTFAEVNDHLPQDIIDSDQVEDIIRMINDMGIQVFENAPDADELMMAEANTDEDAAEAAAQALATVESEIGRTTDPVRMYMREMGTVELLTRKGEIVIAKRIEEGIREVQRSVSEYPPAINYLLEQWDNFEAEELRLTDIIIGFLDPDAPDEVAPTATHVGSELSQEDLKDEDGEGSEDDEDEEEEDTGPDPELAREHFTELRKRYEAANTVIEAKGRNHQDSVEAIDAISECFKEFRLIPKLFDRLVKGMRDVMDRVRVQERLIMKHCVVGAGMPKTHFIKIFPGHETETEWLEAEIAAGHSYSEKLKIVSFDIERCVYKLTHLEEETFLSVQSIKDINRRMSIGEAKARRAKKEMVEANLRLVISIAKKYTNRGLQFLDLIQEGNIGLMKAVDKFEYRRGYKFSTYATWWIRQAITRSIADQARTIRIPVHMIETINKLNRISRQMLQEMGREPTPEELAERMVMPEDKIRKVLKIAKEPISMETPIGDDEDSHLGDFIEDGSGELPVDAATTENLKNATHEVLAGLTAREAKVLRMRFGIDMNTDHTLEEVGKQFDVTRERIRQIEAKALRKLRHPSRSEQLKSFLDGE, encoded by the coding sequence ATGGTTCAAGCCCCACAATCTAGACTAAAAGAACTTATCACAAAAGGTAAGGAGCAAGGTTATTTAACTTTTGCTGAGGTGAATGATCACCTACCACAAGATATAATTGATTCTGACCAAGTTGAAGATATTATTCGCATGATTAACGACATGGGTATTCAAGTGTTTGAAAACGCACCTGATGCCGATGAATTAATGATGGCCGAAGCCAATACTGATGAAGATGCTGCCGAAGCTGCAGCACAAGCATTAGCCACTGTAGAAAGTGAAATTGGCCGCACAACTGACCCTGTTCGTATGTATATGCGTGAAATGGGTACCGTAGAACTTCTTACTCGTAAGGGCGAAATTGTTATCGCCAAGCGTATCGAAGAAGGGATCAGAGAAGTACAACGTAGTGTTTCAGAATACCCGCCAGCAATTAACTACTTGTTAGAGCAGTGGGATAACTTTGAAGCTGAAGAATTACGTTTAACTGACATCATTATCGGTTTCTTAGACCCAGACGCACCAGACGAGGTTGCACCAACTGCAACGCACGTTGGCTCTGAACTTTCACAAGAAGATCTTAAAGATGAAGATGGCGAAGGCTCTGAAGACGATGAAGATGAAGAAGAGGAAGATACAGGCCCAGATCCTGAACTTGCTCGTGAACACTTCACTGAATTACGTAAACGCTACGAAGCAGCGAATACAGTAATTGAAGCAAAAGGCCGTAATCATCAAGATTCAGTTGAAGCTATCGATGCTATTTCTGAATGCTTTAAAGAATTCCGCTTAATTCCAAAATTATTTGATCGCTTAGTTAAAGGCATGCGTGATGTAATGGACCGAGTTCGTGTGCAAGAACGTTTGATTATGAAGCACTGTGTTGTTGGCGCTGGTATGCCAAAAACTCATTTCATCAAAATTTTTCCAGGTCATGAAACCGAAACCGAATGGTTAGAAGCTGAAATTGCAGCCGGTCACTCTTATTCAGAAAAATTAAAAATAGTTTCTTTCGACATTGAGCGTTGCGTATACAAGCTTACACACCTTGAAGAAGAAACGTTCTTAAGCGTACAAAGTATTAAAGACATCAACCGTCGTATGTCAATTGGTGAAGCGAAAGCTCGCCGAGCGAAAAAAGAAATGGTTGAAGCTAACTTACGTCTTGTTATTTCAATTGCTAAAAAATACACCAACCGTGGTTTACAATTCTTAGATCTGATCCAAGAAGGTAACATCGGTTTAATGAAAGCCGTTGATAAGTTTGAATATCGCCGTGGTTATAAGTTCTCAACTTATGCAACTTGGTGGATCCGTCAAGCAATTACACGTTCAATCGCCGACCAAGCACGCACTATACGTATTCCGGTACATATGATTGAAACGATCAACAAGCTAAACCGTATTTCTCGTCAAATGCTTCAAGAAATGGGCCGCGAGCCAACTCCTGAAGAATTAGCTGAACGTATGGTTATGCCTGAAGATAAAATTCGTAAGGTCTTAAAAATTGCTAAAGAGCCAATCTCAATGGAAACACCAATTGGTGATGATGAAGATTCGCACTTAGGTGACTTTATTGAAGATGGTAGCGGTGAATTGCCTGTTGATGCAGCAACCACAGAAAACCTTAAAAATGCTACCCACGAAGTATTAGCAGGTTTAACCGCCCGTGAAGCTAAAGTTCTTAGAATGCGTTTCGGTATCGACATGAATACTGACCACACATTAGAAGAAGTTGGTAAGCAATTTGACGTAACACGTGAGCGTATTCGTCAAATCGAAGCGAAAGCACTTCGTAAACTTCGCCACCCTTCTCGCTCTGAGCAACTTAAGAGTTTCTTAGACGGCGAATAA
- a CDS encoding M28 family peptidase, producing MSNIYRKITIILVFSVFPALAETNEIDKLIDAMKSQTPILEDLQQLTDEIGPRLTGTKANEKSLDWALKKFKQAGVQAQKESFAMPSSWSEQSASAIISGKNIYFSARIAAMPFTKGTSSSGLTAPIINIGKGELAAFKQPNHLKGKWLLVETAILDDKVGIHGLFQEYIDAVGIEQRAINVEAAGLIYMSSREKNLLYRHLPSKGADSKLAIVVIEREQALKIKRLLSKKHSLVLNAKLDITSESAYKTQNVIAEIKGSTYPDEIVLLGAHIDSFDMGTGALDNGSNVTLVIDIARQIKKLNIVPKRTIRFALYNGEEQGIYGSWGYTKTHIEQLSKHVMTSTIDIGTGKISGFFTNGRADIIPALNKVLQPVQELGPFEQINVPVVGTDNYDFMMNGVANIVANQQDANYASNYHAQSDTFDKVDQKQLKLNAAIMAAMTLGFANLENITWKQQTTEQVEAMVHSFDIESSMKTFGLYKSWKNKTRPVR from the coding sequence ATGAGTAATATTTATAGAAAAATAACAATAATACTGGTTTTTAGCGTTTTTCCCGCCTTGGCAGAAACTAACGAGATTGACAAATTAATTGATGCAATGAAAAGTCAAACGCCTATTTTAGAAGACTTACAACAGTTAACTGATGAAATAGGCCCAAGACTTACTGGTACAAAAGCAAATGAAAAATCACTAGACTGGGCACTAAAAAAATTTAAACAAGCGGGGGTTCAAGCTCAAAAAGAGTCTTTTGCAATGCCAAGTTCATGGAGTGAGCAGAGCGCCAGTGCAATCATTTCGGGGAAAAATATTTATTTCTCAGCTCGCATCGCAGCAATGCCCTTTACCAAAGGTACATCAAGTAGTGGATTAACAGCCCCGATTATAAATATTGGTAAAGGTGAACTTGCAGCATTTAAACAGCCAAACCATTTAAAAGGTAAATGGTTACTTGTTGAAACTGCAATACTTGATGATAAAGTTGGTATCCATGGATTATTTCAAGAATATATAGATGCGGTAGGCATTGAACAGCGTGCCATAAATGTTGAAGCTGCAGGGCTCATCTATATGTCGTCTCGTGAGAAAAACCTACTTTATCGACACCTTCCAAGTAAAGGAGCAGATAGTAAACTTGCCATAGTTGTTATTGAACGTGAACAAGCGTTAAAAATTAAACGCCTTTTAAGTAAAAAACATTCATTAGTATTGAATGCCAAACTCGATATTACTAGTGAAAGCGCCTATAAAACGCAAAATGTTATCGCAGAAATCAAAGGCTCAACTTATCCAGATGAAATTGTCCTACTTGGTGCACATATTGATTCCTTTGATATGGGGACCGGTGCTCTAGATAATGGCTCTAATGTCACATTAGTTATTGATATAGCTAGGCAAATAAAAAAATTAAATATTGTTCCAAAGCGTACTATTCGATTTGCCCTTTACAACGGTGAGGAGCAAGGGATATACGGTTCATGGGGATATACTAAAACCCATATTGAACAATTAAGTAAGCACGTTATGACCTCTACCATTGATATTGGTACCGGAAAAATCAGCGGTTTTTTCACCAATGGTAGAGCTGATATTATCCCTGCACTGAATAAGGTACTGCAACCCGTTCAAGAGCTTGGCCCGTTTGAGCAAATTAATGTACCTGTAGTAGGCACAGATAATTATGATTTTATGATGAATGGAGTAGCAAATATTGTTGCCAACCAGCAAGATGCCAATTACGCTTCAAATTATCATGCTCAATCAGATACGTTTGACAAAGTTGACCAAAAACAATTAAAACTTAATGCTGCTATTATGGCCGCGATGACATTAGGTTTTGCCAACTTAGAAAACATAACTTGGAAACAACAAACAACTGAACAAGTTGAAGCTATGGTTCACTCGTTTGATATTGAGTCATCGATGAAAACGTTTGGTTTATATAAGAGCTGGAAAAATAAAACACGTCCTGTTCGATAA